The Erythrobacter litoralis HTCC2594 nucleotide sequence TCACCAGCCAGATATCGAGATCGGGATTGGCGAGCTTGGTTCCCGTCGCCACCGCCGGCGCGCGGCCGTGGATGGTGTGGAAGCCGTAGCTTTCCATGTAATAGGGGAAGCGGCTCGAGCAGCCGATGCCGCTGATGAACACCGTGTTCTTCGGGTCCGCTCCCAGTTGCGGCAGCGTGCGCTGCACCGCCTTGAGGATCGCGTAGTCCCCGCAGCCCGGACACCAGCGGACTTCCTGGTCGGTTTCCCAGTCCTTGAGGGTGGTTTCGATCTTGGTCATTTCATTCACAGTGCAACCTCCCCAACCCGTTCGGGCTGAGCTTGTCGAAGCCCTGCACTTTTCTTCGAATGCAGCGCTGGAAGTGGAAGACAGCCCTTCGACAGGCTCAGGGCGAACGGTAGTAGAGTGAGGCGCTTGGTCATCAAACCTCCGGACTCGGCAATTGGTCGTCATTGACCGGCACCTGTCCGCCTTCATTGTCGTCGATCCCATCAAAGAACTTGCCGATCTCCGCCTGTAACTCGGCGATGGCAAAGGGCTGCCCGCTGGTCTTCGTCAGCGGGACCGCGTCGACCAGGAACTGGTCGCGCAAAACGGTCTTGAACTGGCCGGTGTTCATTTCCGGCACCAGCACATGATCGAAGCCGTGGAGCAGCGCGCCGAGATTTCCGGGCAGCGGCCATATATGGCGCACGTGGATGTGGCTGACGTCGCAACCCTTGTCGCGCTCGCGCCGCACGGCCTGGTGGATCGGGCCGTAGGTGCTGCCCCAGCCCACCACTGCAAGCTTGCCCGAGGTTTCGCCGAGGCAGACTTCCTGGTCGGGCACGTCAACGCAGAGAACCTTGCCGACGCGGGCGTCGGTCATCGCCTGGTGGTTGTCGGGTGAGTAATCGATATGGCCGGTATCCGCCGCTTTCTCGATCCCGCCGATGCGGTGCATGAGATCTGGTGTGCCGGGCTTGATCCAAGGACGCGCGCCCTTGGTATTGCGCTTGTAGGGAAGCAGCTCATCGTCACCGTTTTTCTCTTGCAGGAACTGCGCAGGGAACGGCTCGAAAGTGCTCGGGTCGGGCACTTTCCACGGCTCGGCGGCATTGGCGATATAGCCATCGGTCAACAGCATCACCGGGGTCATATACTGCACCGCGATGCGGCACGCCTCGATCGCGGTCTCAAAGGCATCGCCGGGGCTGCTCGCAGCGATCACCGGCATCGGCGCATCGCCATTGCGGCCATAGACCGCCTGATAGAGGTCGCTCTGCTCGGTCTTGGTCGGCAGGCCCGTCGACGGCCCGCCGCGCTGCGAATTGACGATGACCAGCGGCAGCTCGGTCATGATCGCGAGGCCCATCGCCTCACCCTTGAGCGCGATGCCGGGGCCCGACGACGAAGTGACGCCAAGGCTGCCCGCATAGCTCGCGCCGATGGCGGCACAGATCGCGGCGATCTCGTCTTCGGCTTGGAACGTGGTGACGCCGAATTCCTTGAGCCGCGCGAGATGGTGCAAGATCGCGGATGCCGGCGTGATCGGATAGCCGCCGAAGAACATCGGCAGTTCAGCCAATTGTGCACCGGCCACGAGGCCGAGCGAGACGGCTTCGGCCCCGGTGATCGTGCGATAGAGCCCTGGCGCGCTCTCGACCGGCGGCATGGTCAATTGCTTGACCGGCCCGCTCAATTCCGCCGTCTCGCCATAGGCATGCCCGGCATCGAGCGCGGCGATATTGGCGTCGGCAATTTCGGGCTTCGACTTGAACTTGGCCTTGAGCCAGTCGTGGATCGGTTCGCGCGGGCGATCGAACATCCATAGCGCGAGGCCCAGCGTCCACATGTTCTTGGACCGCAGCGCGTCCTTGTTCCCGAGCCCGAACGGCTTGACCGCTTCGATGGTCATTTCGCTGATGTCGAAGGCGAGCACATCGAACTTGGCAAGGCTGCCATCTTCCAGCGGGTTCTGCTCGTACTTGGCCTTATCCAGATTGCGCTTCGTGAAAGCTCCCGTGTCCGCGATGATGAGCCCGCCGGGCTTCAACGCCCCGAGGTTCGTCTTGAGCGCGGCCGGATTCATCGCGACGAGGACATCGGGCGCATCGCCCGCCGTGTCGATCGCCCGGCTGCCGAAATTGATCTGGAAAGCGGAAACGCCGAACAATGTTCCCTGCGGAGCGCGGATTTCGGCCGGGAAATCGGGGAAGGTTGCAAGGTCGTTGCCCGCCAGCGCGGTGGAGAGCGTGAATTGCCCGCCCGTCAGCTGCATGCCGTCACCGCTGTCGCCGGCAAAGCGGACCACCACGGCTTCCGGCTGGTGGGAATTGTCGGGGCTTTCTGCCACCTGCGTCGCCATAATATCGGTCCTCTTGCGCGTGTCCTCGCGCCGGATTTTCATTCGGGCTCGCGACCTAGGTGCGCTTATGTGGGCGGGCAATCAAGTTTTTCTGTCACATCGGGTAATCGCGGCAGGTGGACAGTTTGCGCGCTGCCGCTATGCCTTTGAGACAAGAGGAGAGCCGCGATGCAAGACACCGAATTCTTCGTGCGCGATGACGTGCGCAACTTCCTGGCGATGCTGGAGCAGGCCGGGGGCGCACCGATCGACGAGGTCTCGCTTGAGGAAGCGCGCGCCGCCTATATGGCATTGCACCAGATGGCCGATGCGCCCGCGCGCGAACTGGCGGTGATCAAGGATTTGAGCTGCCCCGGCCCGGCCGGCGACATCGGTTTGCGGCTCTACGATACGCAGGAAAGCCGCGATCCCGGTCCGGTCATCGTGTTCTACCATGGCGGCGGTTTCGTGATCGGCGATCTCGATACGCACAATGCATTGTGCACGGAGATCGCGGCGCAGATGGACCTGCCGGTCGTGGCGGTCGACTATCGCCTTGCGCCCGAGCATCCCTTCCCCGCCCCGATCGAGGATTGCATCGCCGCAACGCGCTGGATCGCCGGATCGCCCGACGCCCTGGGTCGCGGCGCGACGGGCGTCATCCCGATCGGCGACAGCGCCGGCGGCAATGCCACAATCGTCGTCAGCCAGGCGCTTGCGCAGGAGCCCGCCGATGCGCCGGTCGTGCTGCAAGTGCCGATCTTTCCGCTGGCGAGCGACAGCGCCAGGTCCAACAGCATCGAGGCCTTCGCGGAAGGCTTCGTGCTGACCAAGGCCGCAATCGAATTTTTCGAAGCCGCCTACAAGCCCGACAAGAACGACCCGCGGGCCATGCCGATCCTCGGCAGGCACGAGGACACGCCGCCGACCGTGCTGGTCACTGCCAGCCTCGACCCGATCCGCGATTCAGGGCGCGACTATGCCGCCGCCCTCGCCCATGCGGGTATCGACCACGTCTTCCTCGAAGTCGAAGGCGGCACCCACAGCTTCACCAACCTGCGGCAAGCAGTCCCGAGCTACCAGCGCGAGCTCGACAACGTCATCCAGGTCATGAAGCTGATGCTGGCGGTGAAAAGTTGACTATGGCCAGCGGCTCGGCGGACCACGAGGACTTGCGATACCGGCAATGCGCCGGCGTCATGCTCGCCAACCGCGAAGGGTTGGTCTTCGCAGCGCAACGGATCGACTCGAAAAACCTCGGCGCATGGCAAATGCCGCAAGGCGGGATAGATCCGGGCGAGACGCAACAAGAAGCGGCGATGCGCGAGTTGGAAGAGGAAACCGGCGTTTCCGCCGATCTGGCCGATGTGATTGCGCGCATGCCCTACCCGGTCCGCTATGATTTGCCGGAGGAATTGCAGGGCAAGCTATGGGGAGGGAGATACCGAGGCCAGGAGCAGCACTGGTTCCTCGCCCGCTTCACGGGCACGGATGCCGACATCGATATCGCTGCCCATAATCCCCCCGAATTCAGCGAGTGGAAATGGGTCGAACCCGACGAACTTCCGCGTCTTATCGTGCCCTTCAAGCGCGAAGTTTACCGCGCCGTCGTCAAGGAATTCCGGTCGTTGATCTAGCTCTCGTCATCCCGACGAAATCAGGGATTTCGTAAGGGCAGAACGGCGCTGGTTCGAATGCATCCCAGCCTTCGCTGGATTACGCGGAACCATCAATTCTGCGACACCGTCGCGTCGGGCATCACGGCCTCGGCGCGCAGCACGCGCGGCTGCGGGCCGCGGGAGATGGCCGTGGCGAGGTCGCGCGTTTCCGGGCATGTTTCGCCGCACAAGGATTCCAGCCGCGACAGGTTGCGCCGCGCTTTCTCGACCGCGCCTTTCTCGACCAGAGCCGCGCCCTCGCCCGACATGGCGGCGTAATTGTCCGGGTCGCGTTTCAGCGTCTCGCGGTAATAGCCGATGGCCTTGCCTTGCAGCCCCTCGCGGCGCGCGGCTTCGGCCAGGTGCAAGTAGATCGGCGTATGGCCGGGATCGACCGCCAGCGCGGCCTCGAAAGCGTCCACCGCGCGCTGCGGCTGTCCCGCCTCGAGCGCCGCCATGCCTTCAGTGATCAGCATGGCCGCCCGCGGAGCCGGTGCGCCTTCGTCCGCATAGCTCACACTCGTTTGCACGGCGACGAGCAGCGAAAGGGCAGCGGCGGCTGGGGCGAAACGCATAAGCAATTCCTTCACGCGAAGACTCGCAGGTGGCGCGGATGACGGTCCATCAACCATACCCGGCGGGGCTAGCACGGCAAGACTGCACGGGCGATGAAGAATCCGTCCGTACCGTCATGGAACGGCGAGAGCCGGATACCTTTCCCGCGTTGACGGCCGAGCGGCAACTCGGGGATATCGGCCTCCCATCGAGAATTCCCCACCAGAAACGCTTCGAAGCGATCCGGGCCCTCGGCGTCGAGCAGCGAGCAGGTCACGAAGACCACGCGGCCGCCCGGCTTGACGAGCCTGGCTGCGACATCGAGGAGGTGGTCCTGCAAGTCGGCATAGCGCTGAAGCGCATGCGGCGTGAGCCGCCACTTCGCCTCCGGCTTGCGCCGCCAGGTGCCCGTGCCGGAACAGGGCGCATCGACCAGCACGCAATCGACCTGGCCTGTCAGGTCGCCCAGCACCTCCAGCTCGCGGCCGGGATCGAGCAAGCGCGTTTCGATCCCGGCGGCGCCGGCGCGTTCGGCGCGGGGCAGCAATTGTCGGCCGCGCCGCAGGTCGGTGTCGCTGGCGATCAACCGGCCACGCAATTCCATGCTCGCTGCCAGCGCCAGCGTCTTGCCCCCTGCCCCGGCGCAAAGATCGAGCACCGTCTCGCCGGGCCTTGCGTCTGCGGCGCGGCAGGCGAGCTGGCTGCCAAGGTCCTGCACCTCGATCTTGCCGTCGCGATAGGCGGGCCATTGCTCGACCTGCGTGCCGGACGCAAAACGCAGGGCGTTCGGCAAGGCAAGCGGTTCGCCATCTTGGGGCAGTTCGACCGTTTCGGTGCTAGCCTTCAGCGTATTGATGCGAATGTCGAGCGGCGCACGGCCCAGCAGCGCCTCTCGTTCCTCGTGCGAGACGCCGGAATGCGCCAAGGCCTCTGTCAGCCAGCCCGGTGCGATTCCACGCGAAGCCACGCCTTCCTCTTCGCCGATCCGCTCTGGTCCATATTGCGAGCCGTCGAAGCATTCGCGCAGCGACGTGTCTTCTTCGGCAAGCGCCAGCAACGCGGCCCGCCCCGTTTCGGGAACCTCGCCGCATATCCGTATCGCGCTGTACACCAGCTCACGCACCGCGCGGCGGTCCTTGCTTCCGGCATACCGATTGTTGCGCGCCCAGTCGGCGATGATCCGGTCCGCCGGCGCACCTTCGCTGCGCGCAGCATCGATCACGCGGTCGAGGATGTCGATTGCGGCTTGAACCCGCGCGGCGGGGGTCATGCGCTTGTCCTTCGCGAGGACTCACACGATGACATGATGGATGTCATCGTGTGGGATAATTCGGCGCTTCCCGCGTGATCGCCACGTCGTGGACGTGGCTTTCGGCCAGGCCCGCATTGGTGATGCGCACGAATTCCGCACGGGTGCGTAGGTCCTCGATCGTCGCGCTGCCGGTATAGCCCATCGCCGCCTTGATCCCGCCGACGAGCTGGTGGACGACGTCTTTCGCGGGCCCTTTGTAAGGCACCTGTCCCTCGATACCTTCCGGCACGAGCTTGAGCGCGGAGACGTCCTGCTGGAAGTAGCGATCGGCACTGCCGCGCGCCATCGCGCTCACGCTACCCATGCCGCGATAGCTCTTGTAGCTGCGTCCCTGGTAGATGAAAGTCTCGCCCGGAGCCTCTTCCGTCCCTGCCAGCATGGACCCGATCATCACGCTCGAGGCCCCGGCAGCGAGCGCCTTGGCCGCATCGCCGCTGGTGCGCAGTCCGCCGTCGCCGATCACCGGCACGCCCGACTTCGCCGCTTCTTCCGCGCTGTCCATGATCGCGGTGAGCTGTGGTACGCCGACGCCGGCCACCACCCGAGTGGTGCAGATCGAGCCCGGTCCGATGCCTACCTTCACCGCGTCCGCGCCGGCACCGATCAGCGCCTTGGTCGCTTCCGCCGTCGCGACATTGCCGGCGACGACCTGCACCGCGTTGGAGAGTTTCTTGACCCGCTCGACCGCAAGCGCGACGTCCTTGTTATGACCGTGCGCAGTGTCGATGATGACGACATCGACTTCGGCATCGATCAGCCGCTCGGTCCGCTCGAAACCCTTGTCACCCACGGTCGTGGCGGCCGCGACACGCAACCGGCCGCTTTCGTCCTTGGTGGCTTCGGGATAGGTGACCGCTTTCTCGATATCCTTGACGGTGATGAGACCGATGCAGCGATAGGCATCGTCGACCACCACCAGCTTTTCGATCCTCCGCTGGTGCAACAGCCGCCGCGCTTCGTTCTCGCCCGTGCCGAGCGGGACGGTAGCCAGATCGTCCGTCGTCATCAGTTCACGGACGGGCTGACCCGGATTTTCGGCGAAGCGGACGTCGCGGTTGGTCAGGATGCCGACCAGCTTGCCGCCTTTGTCGGTCACCGGGATGCCGCTGATCTGGTGCTGGTCCATGATCGCCTGCGCCTGGCCCAGCGTCGCTTCGGGCGAGATCGTGATCGGGTTGACCACCATGCCGCTTTCGAAGCGCTTGACCGCGCGAACGGCGGCGACCTGTTCCTTGATCTTGAGATTGCGGTGCAGCACGCCGATCCCGCCCATCTGCGCCATCGCGATCGCCATGTCCGCTTCCGTCACTGTATCCATTGCGGCGGAGATCACCGGGATGTTGAGCGCGATCTCGCGCGTCAGCTTCGTGCGCGTGTCCGCC carries:
- a CDS encoding 2-oxoacid:acceptor oxidoreductase subunit alpha — translated: MATQVAESPDNSHQPEAVVVRFAGDSGDGMQLTGGQFTLSTALAGNDLATFPDFPAEIRAPQGTLFGVSAFQINFGSRAIDTAGDAPDVLVAMNPAALKTNLGALKPGGLIIADTGAFTKRNLDKAKYEQNPLEDGSLAKFDVLAFDISEMTIEAVKPFGLGNKDALRSKNMWTLGLALWMFDRPREPIHDWLKAKFKSKPEIADANIAALDAGHAYGETAELSGPVKQLTMPPVESAPGLYRTITGAEAVSLGLVAGAQLAELPMFFGGYPITPASAILHHLARLKEFGVTTFQAEDEIAAICAAIGASYAGSLGVTSSSGPGIALKGEAMGLAIMTELPLVIVNSQRGGPSTGLPTKTEQSDLYQAVYGRNGDAPMPVIAASSPGDAFETAIEACRIAVQYMTPVMLLTDGYIANAAEPWKVPDPSTFEPFPAQFLQEKNGDDELLPYKRNTKGARPWIKPGTPDLMHRIGGIEKAADTGHIDYSPDNHQAMTDARVGKVLCVDVPDQEVCLGETSGKLAVVGWGSTYGPIHQAVRRERDKGCDVSHIHVRHIWPLPGNLGALLHGFDHVLVPEMNTGQFKTVLRDQFLVDAVPLTKTSGQPFAIAELQAEIGKFFDGIDDNEGGQVPVNDDQLPSPEV
- a CDS encoding tetratricopeptide repeat protein, whose protein sequence is MRFAPAAAALSLLVAVQTSVSYADEGAPAPRAAMLITEGMAALEAGQPQRAVDAFEAALAVDPGHTPIYLHLAEAARREGLQGKAIGYYRETLKRDPDNYAAMSGEGAALVEKGAVEKARRNLSRLESLCGETCPETRDLATAISRGPQPRVLRAEAVMPDATVSQN
- a CDS encoding alpha/beta hydrolase — its product is MQDTEFFVRDDVRNFLAMLEQAGGAPIDEVSLEEARAAYMALHQMADAPARELAVIKDLSCPGPAGDIGLRLYDTQESRDPGPVIVFYHGGGFVIGDLDTHNALCTEIAAQMDLPVVAVDYRLAPEHPFPAPIEDCIAATRWIAGSPDALGRGATGVIPIGDSAGGNATIVVSQALAQEPADAPVVLQVPIFPLASDSARSNSIEAFAEGFVLTKAAIEFFEAAYKPDKNDPRAMPILGRHEDTPPTVLVTASLDPIRDSGRDYAAALAHAGIDHVFLEVEGGTHSFTNLRQAVPSYQRELDNVIQVMKLMLAVKS
- a CDS encoding RsmB/NOP family class I SAM-dependent RNA methyltransferase, which codes for MTPAARVQAAIDILDRVIDAARSEGAPADRIIADWARNNRYAGSKDRRAVRELVYSAIRICGEVPETGRAALLALAEEDTSLRECFDGSQYGPERIGEEEGVASRGIAPGWLTEALAHSGVSHEEREALLGRAPLDIRINTLKASTETVELPQDGEPLALPNALRFASGTQVEQWPAYRDGKIEVQDLGSQLACRAADARPGETVLDLCAGAGGKTLALAASMELRGRLIASDTDLRRGRQLLPRAERAGAAGIETRLLDPGRELEVLGDLTGQVDCVLVDAPCSGTGTWRRKPEAKWRLTPHALQRYADLQDHLLDVAARLVKPGGRVVFVTCSLLDAEGPDRFEAFLVGNSRWEADIPELPLGRQRGKGIRLSPFHDGTDGFFIARAVLPC
- the guaB gene encoding IMP dehydrogenase, translated to MPIKDIPLGLTFDDVLLRPAESEVLPSMADTRTKLTREIALNIPVISAAMDTVTEADMAIAMAQMGGIGVLHRNLKIKEQVAAVRAVKRFESGMVVNPITISPEATLGQAQAIMDQHQISGIPVTDKGGKLVGILTNRDVRFAENPGQPVRELMTTDDLATVPLGTGENEARRLLHQRRIEKLVVVDDAYRCIGLITVKDIEKAVTYPEATKDESGRLRVAAATTVGDKGFERTERLIDAEVDVVIIDTAHGHNKDVALAVERVKKLSNAVQVVAGNVATAEATKALIGAGADAVKVGIGPGSICTTRVVAGVGVPQLTAIMDSAEEAAKSGVPVIGDGGLRTSGDAAKALAAGASSVMIGSMLAGTEEAPGETFIYQGRSYKSYRGMGSVSAMARGSADRYFQQDVSALKLVPEGIEGQVPYKGPAKDVVHQLVGGIKAAMGYTGSATIEDLRTRAEFVRITNAGLAESHVHDVAITREAPNYPTR
- a CDS encoding RNA pyrophosphohydrolase yields the protein MASGSADHEDLRYRQCAGVMLANREGLVFAAQRIDSKNLGAWQMPQGGIDPGETQQEAAMRELEEETGVSADLADVIARMPYPVRYDLPEELQGKLWGGRYRGQEQHWFLARFTGTDADIDIAAHNPPEFSEWKWVEPDELPRLIVPFKREVYRAVVKEFRSLI